The proteins below come from a single Micropterus dolomieu isolate WLL.071019.BEF.003 ecotype Adirondacks linkage group LG05, ASM2129224v1, whole genome shotgun sequence genomic window:
- the LOC123971377 gene encoding C2 calcium-dependent domain-containing protein 4C-like, with translation MWVLDKIRGSVETGVMRQGENGDKKGVTPSYSNVLTPDKIPDFFIPPKLVSSPPEPEVPHVKPKELLPPSISEQTIGSGKKISCPRSPRLVAKIAGDTKNLLRAANRHIIQIESADDVVAGDTNADPQSQTAMSLPYVPKTHTPYGFATLKESPHTRRKESLFHCEHTSPITSPNTQRKTQGKSSDGGNHLNPADFNTSHMNPYRYFSGGESDTCSSAESSPFSSPLLTRSASLLKIFTHETQAKVVKAKRTFARHSSLSTDECSSAEPSPNIQRRLHVPSFHGGAGASDHGLHREHTINLHKGGTVRISANYDTSTSRLLIRVLVAESLYDKHYDIKSINCCVSVYLNPGKLQKQRSNIIKNSRNPVFNEDFFFDSISSVQVKNLSMKFKVVNKGTSLKRDTLLGEREVPLTKLLSGV, from the coding sequence ATGTGGGTTCTGGATAAGATCCGTGGTTCAGTGGAGACCGGAGTGATGCGACAGGGGGAGAACGGAGACAAGAAAGGCGTCACTCCGTCCTACAGCAATGTCCTCACCCCCGACAAGATCCCGGACTTTTTCATTCCTCCAAAGCTGGTCAGCAGTCCTCCAGAACCTGAGGTTCCCCATGTAAAGCCCAAAGAACTATTGCCACCCTCAATTTCAGAGCAAACTATCGGCAGTGGGAAGAAGATCAGCTGCCCAAGAAGTCCACGCCTGGTGGCCAAGATTGCGGGAGACACCAAGAACTTGCTAAGAGCAGCAAACCGTCACATCATACAAATAGAGAGTGCTGATGATGTTGTGGCTGGAGACACCAATGCAGACCCCCAGTCACAGACGGCAATGTCCCTGCCTTACGTTCCCAAGACTCACACACCTTATGGCTTTGCCACCTTGAAGGAAAGCCCCCACACTCGCCGTAAAGAGTCACTGTTCCACTGTGAGCACACCAGTCCTATCACCTCCCCAAACACCCAGAGGAAGACCCAGGGTAAAAGCAGTGACGGGGGAAACCATCTGAATCCAGCTGACTTCAACACCTCTCACATGAATCCTTATCGATACTTCAGTGGCGGGGAAAGTGACACCTGCTCCTCAGCTGAGTCCTCTCCCTTCAGCTCTCCCCTGCTCACCCGCTCTGCCTCCCTGCTCAAGATCTTCACCCATGAGACGCAGGCCAAAGTCGTGAAAGCCAAGCGGACGTTCGCGCGCCACAGCTCCCTCTCCACCGACGAGTGCAGCTCGGCCGAGCCCAGCCCCAACATCCAGCGGCGGCTCCACGTCCCCTCCTTCCATGGCGGTGCAGGAGCGTCAGACCACGGGCTCCATCGGGAGCACACCATCAACCTGCACAAAGGTGGGACGGTGAGGATCAGCGCCAACTACGACACCAGCACCTCCCGCCTGCTCATCCGTGTCCTGGTGGCAGAAAGTCTTTATGACAAGCACTATGACATCAAGAGCATCAACTGCTGCGTGTCCGTCTACCTGAACCCGGGCAAGCTGCAGAAGCAAAGGAGCAACATCATCAAGAACAGCCGCAACCCGGTCTTCAACGAGGACTTCTTCTTTGACTCGATAAGCTCTGTTCAGGTGAAGAACCTGTCGATGAAGTTCAAGGTGGTGAACAAAGGCACCAGCCTGAAGAGAGACACACTGCTGGGAGAGCGAGAGGTGCCTCTAACAAAGCTGCTCTCAGGGGTTTAA